A segment of the Hemicordylus capensis ecotype Gifberg chromosome 6, rHemCap1.1.pri, whole genome shotgun sequence genome:
ACCATGTCTCTTTGAATGCTGGTGGGCCACAATTCATGGCCTCCTTTGCCAAAGGGGAGCAAAGGCAGAACAAGTGAGAGAGGCCCTGCCTGGAGGTTCCTCCTCAGTCCTCGCCATCCCTTTGGCACTCATCTGCATGGATCTGTCCACCACCAGCCCTGGGCTCTGGCAGTCGCTTTCTACACTTCTTAGCTAGCAGGTTGTTTTCTCACTTTGGGGTGAGACCTGGGCGTCCCATGTTCTGGGTTGCCCAACAACTGTTAGTGACGCCTGTCCGTGAACAGCCCAAGTGAGCCACCTGCACAGGCTTCTCGAATGGCAGCTGGTGGCTCCCGATGTGCTGCTCTCTGCTCCTCAGACCAGGGGCTGGagtacaacacccatcatccccagacacagttgctaaaggccactgtggcaggggataatgggTGTCGTAGTTTGACATCTGGTGACCTGAGGTTGGGCAATCCTTGCCTCACAGCACAGTACTCTGGGCCTGTGTAGATTCTGTGCTTCTACAATCACACCACATCTTCTGAGCACCCCCCAAATCTCTGCTTCTGCTCTCTTGAAGGAGCAACCTTCTACGTCCTGGGAATGttaaggtacataggaagctgccatatactgagtcagagcattggtctgtctagctcagtattgtcttcacagactggcagcggcttctccaaggttgcaggcaggaatctctctcagccctagcttggagatgctgccagggaaggaacctggaaccttctgctcttcccagagccactccatcccctgaggggaagatctctcagtgctcacacttctagtctccctttcatatgcaaccagggcagaccctgcttagctaaggggacaagtcatgtttactaccgcaagaccagctctcctctcctaggaatGTGCTGGCCGGTGAAACCTCTTGAGCCAAAGGGGCAGTGAGCAGGATTTCCAGGCACAAGGCATGGATTTTCAGCCCTTGTCAAATGACAGTCGTGTTCTGTGCAAGAGAGCAAATCTTGGAACGTAGTCCAGGCTGTGCTCCCAATGCATGGACAGCTGTCTCGGGGTGTGCTTTGCTTTTGAGCCAAACACTTCCCACCCTTCTGAATGCCTCTCTTCCCCCCGCCAGGCTGGTTGTTCCCAACCAACTTGGAGGACACTCTTCCTTCCTAAAAGCTGGAACGGGCTGGTGAGGAGGAGAGTCCACTTTCGGGGATGCAGTTTACCTGGGGGAGGACCGGAGATATCCAGGGATACATTCGGGGCTTGCTTTATCGTTGACACAGGTGATGTTTGAGGACGTGGCGGTCTATTTCTCGCCAGCTGAGTGGGCAGAGCTAGCGGAATGGCAGAGGGACCTGTACCGGGCCGTGATGGTGGAGAACTACGAGGTGATCGCCTCGCTGGGTAAGGATCTCTCCAGTCCGTCTCTTGGAGGTTTGGACTGTGTCTGAGAGTCTGGGGGGAGAGCACCATGAGCAGGGGCCCACAAATGGAGGCGTGGCTCACTAAACAGCCATCACGGGTGGATGCCACCGACCCGTTCTCATCCCACGTGTCCTTTGGTGGTCAGCAAGTGAAAGACAGTTGCTAAGACAGTGTGTGGGGAGGTCCTTTGTCCACCCTACCAACCCTGTGGTTGTTGGACGaggataaggaaggtgctctgtaCTGTCCTCTGCTCCCGTGACAGGCCGTCTGCCCACCAAGCCAGAAGTCATCTGCAAGATAGAGCGCGAGGAGGAGCCCTGCATGGAAGAGCCCCCAGAGCCCccccagaagaagaggcctcTGAGCCCCTGGCTGGGTGAGTCGCTTTGTGGGTCTCTGCTGAAGGTCTGGGGGGAGGAGGATAGGCAGCCCAGGGCAGAGATGGCTTCCCACCATCTCTCGGGAAGCCTCTGGCCCAGACCGAGAGATGTGGCAGAAAGCCTCTTCTTTGGCAGAAAGCCTCTTCTATCCCCACTTTTTGGATCTGGGTggtgcatcctccccccccccatttaaaacATTTGAGCTTTCTGTGGAATGTATCCTGTTTTGGCAGTGGGACATGATGTTTCTTGGTAGGGATCATGTGCACGGAGGAGTACGCAAAACCCCCGAACAAGCCACAAGTGCCAAGGGGGGCTCAGTCCCAGTCCGTGACGGTGGGAATCTCTTTTCCTCTCTTCCCAGCAGGAGATGGAatcaggatggaggaggaggagggagaaggcgaGAGGGCAGGCCCAGCCCGGCGCGAGCGGAggagcaaggtctgccctgccAGGGCGGAGAAGCCGGTGACCCGGCCGAAGACGGCCCCGCCCCAGCCCGAGGAAGGGGCTCTGCCGCGGGTGACCCTGAAGATGAACCCGCCCAAGTGCCCcgagtgtggcaagagcttccTGAGCAATGTGGCCATGACCATCCACATCCGGACCCACACGGGGGAGCGCCCCTTCGCGTGCCACCTGTGCCCCAAGGCCTTCCCCTCCCGAGGGGACCTGACGCGGCACCTCAAGACGCACCTGCGCCAGAAGGAGGCCCCcggcagcagccccctccccaagagCCAGAAGTGCCTCACGGCCAAGCTGCAGCTGCTGCGCCAGCTGGGGGCGGCCCCAGGCCCCAAGAAGCCGCACACTTGCCCGCAGTGCGGGAAGAGCTTCAGCAAGAAGCAGGACCTGCGGAAGCACCAAGGGACCCACTCGACCGAGAGGCCCTTCTCCTGCCTGGAGTGCGGGCGCAGCTTCCGGCTCAAGCAGATCCTGGTGGCCCACATGAAGGTGCACGTCGGGGAGAGGCCGCACGCCTGCCCGCAGTGTGGCAAGCGCTTCAGCCAGAAGCACCACGTGGAGAGCCACCAGCGGGTGCACACCGGCGAGAAGCCCTTTGTCTGCACCACCTGCGGCAAGCGCTACGCCCAGAAGCAGCCGCTGATCAGCCACCTGCGCGTCCACACGGGCGAGCGGCCCTACGGCTGCGCCGAGTGCGGGAAGACCTTCCGCAACCAGGCCACACTGACCATCCACAAGCGCATGCACACTGGGGAGCGGCCTTACCGCTGCCTGCTCTGCGGCAAGACCTGCAGCCAGCTGCAGCATCTCAAGAGCCACCAGAGAGTTCACCGCGGAGAGCAGCACCTCATCGAGGCCGGCGACAGCAAAGCCCTGGCCCTGAAGAGGGCCCGCGAGATGGCGGAGAAGCCCTACCCGTGCCCCAGGTGCGAGAAGCGCTTCCGGGACGGGAAGATCATGGAGGCCCACCTCAAAACCCACGAGGAGACGGAGAAGGTGCTGAAGCTGGCATCTGGCTCCACCACGCCCAGCCACAGCCTGCCTCTTCCTGTCCAGCCCCCAAAGCCTCTGCTGGAGCCAAAGCCCATCAGCAGAGGGACAAGTGCAAGCAAGAGGCCTCCTGGGGCGACCCAGCCAGGCCCACCGGctgtgagaagagcctttgcgTGCACGGATTGCGACAGGAAGTTCACACAGGCAAAATACCTTACAATGCATCGGAGGAGCCATACATGAGAATCTGGGGGCGCTATTAAGGGAAACCTTGTGAGCAATACCTTCGGTATGGAATGTTTTGAAGTGCAAGCTTTCAGATTACACAGAAATCTTCCTCTGGCCATGTGCTGAAGAAAAGAGacctctgaatttttttttttttaagtcctgcTATAAAAGCATATGTTTATAGGGGAGATTTCCCCCTTCTATCCTCCTTTTCTTCCCCAGGAAGACGAAGCTTGAAGAAGATTTCTGTGTAACATGAAAGCTTGCATCCTAAAACACACATTGCTCCAAATATCTCAGTTTtttggtgttttctttttctgtggctACCATGTCGCCATTTTTGACTTTGAACTCTGGATGTAGCAGGACACTGCTCAGTAGTCCTTGATAACCTGTTGCAGAGACTTATGCCTTATCACTGTCCTCCATGGAAGATGTCCTGGGCAAAACGAAAACAAAAAAGATCTTTATTGCTGTTGGATGCAGCGATGGCTGCAATCTGAGAGGTCACAGCCCTGGAGGATGGAAGCATAGCCGTTAGCATCACAGTGGGACCTCCTCCACTTTCAGAAACTGTGGGCCTCTTTTTACCAGCTGCTCGGGACGAAACAGGTCATCACTTTCACACTCTCCTCGTGAGCTTCCAAAGGGCACCTGGCTGTATGCTGCTGGGGGCAGGAgtagacctttggcctgatccagcaatagGAAGAAAGCGAGTGGAGCCCCAAGAACCTTGCCCCAGAAAACCCATTCTAGTTTATGAGCCTTTAAAATTATGCTTGGAACTTGGTCCTTTCCATGCATGTCCTTCTAAGAGAGGTggcatgccccccgcccccaattcaaTCCGTGATTAGAAATTTGCCCCCTCTCAAAGTTGCCATGGTCCCCTGCTTTGCCCTAAGTCAGGGTCAGACCGACCACTGTCTACATTATCCAAAGAACTTCTCTTGGGCAAACTTGCAGGATCTCTGAACAGACATTTATCCAGGTTTGCAAGTCGCTGCTTGTCCAGCTGCCTGTAATGGGGGCTGTAGGACAGGGATGAATCTGTGAATCGGAAGAGAGTTGCAGAGCAACCCTTCCTGCAAGAGGGGTTTGTTGCATTCGGCAGAGGTGGGGGTAGCCAAAGGAGGCatggctgcctctgcttcccagagctctgtttgcacctctctctcccaccctggaggctggccattcgtggggtagagctgcatggttaccCACACAgctctctacctgatgaatggctgcCTGCCAAGGtagaagagagaggagcaaacggagctctGGAAAGCAGAGGCAACTGTGCCTCGtttggctacacacacacacacacacacacacacacacacacacacccctgctcatTATGACAAGCCACTTTGGCaaccctgtgcatgtttactcggaagaaATCCCCTCTGAGTGCAGTGGCATGACCGTGCGTAGATCTCTGTGTGAGCAGGAGGGTAATTTGTGTGGACTTGGGTTTGCGAGATTGGGTTAGTTCCCTGCCTTTAATCCTGACTGTTCAGCCCAACATGGTGTCTCTCCCAGCTGCTGGGGCCTCCCTTCTTGTCTTTTTTTGGTTTcgttttttaggttgtgagcccctttgggacagggaactcttgttttatttctttttctatgtaagccactttgaaaacttatttgttgaaaagtggtatagacgTATTCAAAATACTGTACTTCTGTCTGTCTTGTTCACACAAACCAGGTAGCAAATGGATAACAGTAACCCCCTCTTCCCAAGTGCACTTAAAAGACTGGTCCTAGTTCCAGTTGACAATACCGATTGTGTGAACACCCCTGCTCCATCTATCCCAGCACGTCAAAAACCACCGCTGGTGATAGCATTGTGAAGATATTTTTGTAAAGTAAAGGTGCAAAGGAGATGGTCCCAACTGTGGTGGACAGAATAACCCTAACCCAGCGGACATCCTCTGGGATTTATTTTAATCTACATTAGTGGTCAAGAACATTGAAGTCCAAGGGGTGAGTTATCTCAGTGCAGTGAATCCATACAGAGAATACACTCTCTGATTAGCAAGGTCTGGGTTACTCCCCTATAGGCCTTGTTTTGGGAGTGGGTCGGGGGGCGGGGGCTTAAAGCTATTATCCATCCGCTGGACGTCCTTTTTCCCTTGCATCAGGGTTGCTCTGCCCAGTGAATTATTTAGCCTCTGGGTAGCACTTAACAGTGTTGCTGGGTGTCTCATCAGCAACACACCCCACTGTTGTGAGGAAGGACACTACGGTTCCCATTTAACATATGAGGCAGCGGCGGAGACACTTTGAGCGGGGGTTCCCCCCCCACAAAGAACCCAGACCATGCTCAGGGGCCacactcctgcatctgatgtcaggcgcgcAGGGGGCATTGGTGCACCTGCAAACAGGGCCACTTTTGAGcaacttcagccagcactgggctcccagcctggccagtagttgccctgcccccccccccaattccggGTTTTATCTGGAATTTAAGCATCcactcagattgcttagcccacccagattctctcagatttcttcttcttcttcttcttcttcttcttcttcttcttcttcttcttcttcttcttcttcttcttcttcttcttcttaagctAAGCTCTATCTCTTGTAGAAgaagagttatggagcaaaacgtgaagtcactattctgctcaaaaattattttcaatccAGTTTACATAGTATGCAAATTAGGcgcctggatttggaaagccagaatacagCAACCCTGCCGGCCAGGAACACGTCTCCCTTCTTTTAGGCGCTCCGGCAGCCGTGGTGCTGGCTTTAACTCActatttacttgcaaatggggccacagggCCCAGTTGGCAGACCCAACCAAGGCGGCAGGGGGCTGGACAGGGGTCGCTGGCGTTCTCCCTCTGCCACTGGAATGATGCCTGGTCTCGGAGGTGGCAGAATGGACTGTAACACTTGAGGCTGGCGATGCTTCCTCATGCCAAGTAAAGATCCTCCCTGCAAGCAGAGTATTAGCACAGCAGGGACAGAAATTCTAATCCTTCTCCCTGCTGTGAGTTTTCTGCTTGCAGGTTTCAAAAATAATGAAACCTTTTCTGAGTAAAATGcatcttccctctcccccacccccacccagcaacCTGCTAGAGAAAAAGGATCGATTTGTGGGGAGAAGTGGGGCTGCTTAAGGTCTTGCTTTTTTCACAGTAAGATGTAGCACCCCAGATGCCAATTGTGAATTGCCTTGTGTGCCCTTCTCTCTCTCATGATTGTGCTGCACACGGGTCCATTCTGATTCTTGAGGCTAAATTGTAGAACCAAGTTCGACTCTGCATTCAGTGTTTCCtgaaacaggggttcccagatgttgtagactacacctcccattgccgttgcagctggggattgtgggagttgtagtcatcatctgggaatccctgttacagggcaTACTCGCTCTGATGCTCAAATGAATGTAACCCTTCTGATTTCCCTGCAAACTTgcattccccttcccctcctcagaACACACAATGCTGTGTCATGTTGATTTCTAAAACTGGTTTGAAAACCAAGTTAGTTGAAAGCTGATGTGAGATGGTGCTGTAGCCTTTCCCCGTCCCCCATGCCCCCCTGACCTTGAGCCCCCTCCTTTCTGCCCACCTCCCTACTCCTCCCTCAACATTTTTCCCATCCAAAAAAGAGGAAATTCTAGATATCGCAAACTTCCCTTTCCCCTATTTTATTACCCCTCTGAGAGTTTGTGTGGTTTCCTTTTCTTTGATGTAGTGTTGCTGCCtaaactggggggaaatgcattcAATAAAATATGAATTTTCTTTAAAAGAGTGAGAGAGGGGCACCTTTTCACTTCCAGTGGGCATTCTTTCAGACCTTTGGGCCCTTGGAAgtgagactggcagcagcttttctgcaatctccctgtGATGGCCCTCTGGTCCCACAGATGAGAACGGGTCCTCAGCGCCCATCAGCTAAGGAGACTGGCTTTGAAAATGACAGCGGTATTAAAATgcgctcaataaataaataaataccataaccatttgtttgtatttaatttgaaatgaACTTCACAAATGACAAACAAGCCCGTAAAGTATCCAGTAAAGACAAAGCAATCAAAATAAACAGCAACCTAGAAGGGCAAGAGGCAGTTTTCAAGACGAAAGGCAGGTGTGGGAGGTGGCGTCTGTTTTCAGACAATTATCAGGGAGGGGGCTGcacagaactcttgggtagagcTCTGTGTTCCTGAGATGGctccagagaaggccctgctcctgcCGGAGGCTAGCCTAGCCCCTTCATGAGGCAGAAATTGGGGCCTCCacctcatagggacataggaagctgccatatactgattcggaccataggtccacctagctcagtatttacacctactggcagcggcttctccaaggttgcaggcaggaatctctctcagccctatcttggagatgatgccagggcgggaacttggacccttctgctcttcccagagtggtggctccatcccctgaggggaacatctgacagtgctcacacttctagtctcccattcaaatgcaaccagggaggaccctgcttagctaaggggtcaaggcatgcttgctatcacaagaccagataTTGTGCAGGGGGTGGCAGAAGTAAAACTTGCAGTCTTCATCACTGACAAGGTCGacagctgctcccccccccacacacacaccccacttcagCTATATAACTGCACAGACCTGCTCCAAAGTCCACAAATGGGGACTCTCCGGTCCTTGCTGTCTTTCGTGCTGCTGCCACCTCTTGTCTCCATCTGGATTCTCCTCCTCAAggggatgcctgcctgcctgctcttgtGTTTTACTGCCCATGAGCAGCAGTGAGACCACATTACTGCAATCGAAAGGTAAACTCCAGTTCCAAGAGCTAGCTCTGCCTGCATCGCCAAGGGGTGAAAATGTAAACCAATTTGTGGTTCTGAAAGGATGGAGTAGGCCTCCTCTAGGTGCCAAAGAGACATGAGCGCCTgctccttcccaccccactccctccttgagtggggagggagcgCCAGGCCTGCCTCCCcaacccacccccctcttctgcctcACACAGTGAAATGCAGGAACCGGGTGTATCTTGGGGAAGCTGCAAGAAGGAACCTTGGAATATGGATGAGGCCCATTTGTAGGAAGTTGCTCCTTGGCAAATTTGTTCGCTCTGTCTTATGCGGAACTTGAATTTCCACTGCACGGAAATCGGGAACGGATTCTTGTGTGAAAGGACTGTGGGTTCAGTCATCCTACTGCAGAAGCGCTCAAACGTGGGTCCCTAGATGATGGAGCACAAGAATGCAATGCCCACCATcagctttggccattgtggctatgaatgatgggagttgtagtccaacagcatctggagtcGCAAGAAGCTGGgacccctgccttaagggatggcaGTGGTCTAGATGTCTGGAGGAAGAGTGTACTTGAAGTTTTTCTGCCTGATGCAGGGCCGTGTGAAACTTGGAAGCTGGCACCCCTTCCTTAGTAAAATGAATCCGCGCAGTACAAGAGCCCACTGCTGGAGGGTGGCTGCTGCGTGTGAAGCAGGAAGGGGCTCCCCCAGACCGCCTTTGCGCTGAGCTGCCAGGGGGGTCCTCGCCTCAGGATGGGATGATG
Coding sequences within it:
- the LOC128331750 gene encoding zinc finger protein 501-like isoform X3, translating into MAASGAPAAAAAAAQVMFEDVAVYFSPAEWAELAEWQRDLYRAVMVENYEVIASLAGDGIRMEEEEGEGERAGPARRERRSKVCPARAEKPVTRPKTAPPQPEEGALPRVTLKMNPPKCPECGKSFLSNVAMTIHIRTHTGERPFACHLCPKAFPSRGDLTRHLKTHLRQKEAPGSSPLPKSQKCLTAKLQLLRQLGAAPGPKKPHTCPQCGKSFSKKQDLRKHQGTHSTERPFSCLECGRSFRLKQILVAHMKVHVGERPHACPQCGKRFSQKHHVESHQRVHTGEKPFVCTTCGKRYAQKQPLISHLRVHTGERPYGCAECGKTFRNQATLTIHKRMHTGERPYRCLLCGKTCSQLQHLKSHQRVHRGEQHLIEAGDSKALALKRAREMAEKPYPCPRFSGYKTTAYFLT
- the LOC128331750 gene encoding zinc finger protein 501-like isoform X2; the protein is MAASGAPAAAAAAAQVMFEDVAVYFSPAEWAELAEWQRDLYRAVMVENYEVIASLGRLPTKPEVICKIEREEEPCMEEPPEPPQKKRPLSPWLGDGIRMEEEEGEGERAGPARRERRSKVCPARAEKPVTRPKTAPPQPEEGALPRVTLKMNPPKCPECGKSFLSNVAMTIHIRTHTGERPFACHLCPKAFPSRGDLTRHLKTHLRQKEAPGSSPLPKSQKCLTAKLQLLRQLGAAPGPKKPHTCPQCGKSFSKKQDLRKHQGTHSTERPFSCLECGRSFRLKQILVAHMKVHVGERPHACPQCGKRFSQKHHVESHQRVHTGEKPFVCTTCGKRYAQKQPLISHLRVHTGERPYGCAECGKTFRNQATLTIHKRMHTGERPYRCLLCGKTCSQLQHLKSHQRVHRGEQHLIEAGDSKALALKRAREMAEKPYPCPRFSGYKTTAYFLT
- the LOC128331750 gene encoding zinc finger protein 501-like isoform X1: MAASGAPAAAAAAAQVMFEDVAVYFSPAEWAELAEWQRDLYRAVMVENYEVIASLGRLPTKPEVICKIEREEEPCMEEPPEPPQKKRPLSPWLAGDGIRMEEEEGEGERAGPARRERRSKVCPARAEKPVTRPKTAPPQPEEGALPRVTLKMNPPKCPECGKSFLSNVAMTIHIRTHTGERPFACHLCPKAFPSRGDLTRHLKTHLRQKEAPGSSPLPKSQKCLTAKLQLLRQLGAAPGPKKPHTCPQCGKSFSKKQDLRKHQGTHSTERPFSCLECGRSFRLKQILVAHMKVHVGERPHACPQCGKRFSQKHHVESHQRVHTGEKPFVCTTCGKRYAQKQPLISHLRVHTGERPYGCAECGKTFRNQATLTIHKRMHTGERPYRCLLCGKTCSQLQHLKSHQRVHRGEQHLIEAGDSKALALKRAREMAEKPYPCPRFSGYKTTAYFLT